In one Pseudomonadales bacterium genomic region, the following are encoded:
- a CDS encoding antibiotic biosynthesis monooxygenase: MSEDKRHIVIVTFVTEPDTQDEALEKIGAYVGSFLSRQPGFVESFLHKGLDGTSIVHYAKWQSEADFKAAGEKARAHPDLPALLVYQPKGLGYRVWSTY; the protein is encoded by the coding sequence ATGAGCGAAGACAAACGACACATCGTGATCGTCACCTTTGTGACAGAGCCGGACACTCAGGATGAGGCACTGGAGAAGATCGGCGCCTATGTCGGCAGCTTTCTGAGCAGGCAGCCCGGCTTCGTCGAGAGTTTCCTGCACAAAGGGCTGGACGGTACCAGCATCGTGCACTACGCAAAGTGGCAGTCGGAGGCGGACTTCAAGGCTGCCGGAGAGAAAGCACGGGCGCATCCCGATCTGCCCGCTCTGCTGGTCTACCAGCCGAAGGGCCTGGGCTACCGGGTCTGGTCCACCTACTGA
- a CDS encoding SDR family oxidoreductase, with protein MPIPTLRNQRVVVIGGTSGIGFAVARSALAEGADVIVGSSSAARVTDAVKRLGGTASGAAVDVRDEASVAEFFKPIGSFDHLAYTAGDWGPNRGGGTVAQMDLAGANPTFRVRFWGALIAIRHAQPHLCTRGSITLTNGMIAHRPRKEAALSSAMAGAIEHLTRALAVDLAPLRVNAVCPGYVLTEVWDSIPADRREAQLQRMTARQPLARAGDPDEVAQAYLYLMRGGFTTGQVLVVDGGMALV; from the coding sequence ATGCCTATCCCAACCCTGCGAAATCAACGCGTTGTGGTGATCGGAGGCACTTCCGGCATCGGTTTCGCGGTTGCGCGAAGCGCTCTCGCCGAAGGCGCCGATGTCATCGTCGGTTCGAGCAGTGCAGCCAGAGTCACGGACGCGGTAAAAAGGCTGGGCGGCACCGCCAGCGGTGCTGCCGTCGATGTCAGGGATGAAGCCAGCGTGGCCGAGTTCTTCAAGCCCATCGGCAGCTTCGATCACCTGGCCTACACCGCAGGAGACTGGGGTCCGAATCGTGGCGGCGGAACGGTTGCCCAGATGGATCTTGCAGGCGCAAACCCGACCTTCAGGGTTCGATTCTGGGGTGCGTTGATCGCCATCAGACATGCCCAGCCCCATCTGTGCACCCGGGGTTCGATCACCCTCACAAACGGCATGATCGCCCATCGACCGCGCAAGGAGGCCGCGCTGAGCAGTGCCATGGCGGGCGCCATCGAGCACCTGACCCGGGCGCTGGCGGTCGACCTCGCGCCACTGCGGGTGAACGCAGTCTGTCCCGGTTACGTGCTGACCGAAGTCTGGGACAGCATCCCGGCGGATCGGCGGGAAGCACAGCTGCAGCGGATGACCGCGCGCCAGCCCCTGGCCCGGGCGGGAGATCCGGATGAGGTCGCCCAGGCCTATCTCTATCTGATGCGCGGCGGCTTTACGACCGGACAGGTACTGGTCGTCGACGGCGGGATGGCCCTGGTCTAG
- a CDS encoding MFS transporter yields the protein MKSASLGYAWYVVAVLLLAQAFSFLDRMIMGLLVGPIRESFQISDTQYSLLAGLAFSLFYAIMGLPLARIADSRNRRNLIAAGIAVWCAMTALCGLARGFWTLFIARVGVGVGEATLAPGAYSMITDYFPKTVLGRALSVYMIGVTLGSGFAYMLGGAVVAYVTSMGQVVLPVLGPVEGWQLTFFIVGLPGLLVALLVFLTIREPPRRGLAGTDTAAIPLPEVVGYLWQRKAAFGGHIFGVSLFIMVVYALNLWGPTYFIRTFAYSPAQAGWTFGLIMIGAGTAGLLLAGTIADAWMLRGTRDAYVRTILVSIVCITPCTVALGFTSNDLAAILLMALAVFFSAFQGGVSGGTLQLMAPNRMRGQVIALYMLVSNLIGLGLGPTLVAATTDYVFGYDEAIGKSIALCAAILCPLGGLILWRSLAAIRAQLAEQDALAEQDALAEQDALAEQDALAEQDALAERAAQ from the coding sequence TTGAAAAGTGCCAGCCTCGGATACGCCTGGTATGTGGTAGCCGTACTCCTGCTTGCCCAGGCGTTTTCCTTCCTCGATCGCATGATCATGGGCCTGCTCGTGGGGCCCATCCGCGAGAGCTTCCAGATCTCCGACACCCAGTACAGTCTGCTGGCTGGTCTGGCGTTCTCCCTCTTCTACGCGATCATGGGTCTTCCGCTGGCGCGCATCGCAGACAGCCGGAACCGGCGTAATCTGATCGCCGCAGGTATTGCGGTCTGGTGTGCGATGACTGCGCTGTGCGGACTGGCACGTGGATTCTGGACCCTGTTCATTGCCCGTGTCGGAGTGGGTGTCGGCGAAGCGACGCTCGCGCCGGGTGCCTATTCCATGATCACCGACTACTTCCCGAAGACGGTTCTTGGCAGAGCGCTCTCGGTTTACATGATCGGTGTGACGCTGGGCTCCGGCTTTGCCTACATGCTCGGCGGGGCGGTGGTTGCCTATGTGACGAGCATGGGTCAGGTGGTGTTGCCCGTGCTCGGCCCGGTGGAAGGCTGGCAGCTGACGTTCTTCATTGTCGGGCTGCCGGGTCTGCTGGTCGCCCTGCTGGTCTTTCTCACGATCCGCGAGCCTCCACGGCGCGGGCTGGCGGGTACAGATACCGCGGCAATCCCGCTGCCTGAAGTAGTCGGCTATCTCTGGCAGCGGAAGGCGGCTTTCGGCGGCCACATCTTCGGTGTCTCACTTTTCATCATGGTTGTGTATGCCCTGAATCTCTGGGGGCCCACCTATTTCATCCGCACCTTTGCTTACAGCCCGGCGCAGGCAGGCTGGACGTTCGGTCTGATCATGATCGGTGCCGGGACTGCCGGTCTGCTCCTGGCGGGCACGATTGCGGATGCCTGGATGTTGCGCGGAACCCGAGATGCTTACGTGCGGACCATTCTGGTCAGTATCGTCTGCATCACTCCCTGCACAGTCGCCCTCGGATTCACGAGTAATGATCTGGCGGCCATCCTGCTGATGGCCCTCGCGGTGTTCTTCTCCGCATTTCAGGGCGGTGTCAGTGGTGGCACTCTGCAGTTGATGGCGCCGAACCGGATGCGCGGTCAGGTGATCGCCCTGTACATGCTGGTATCGAATCTGATCGGGCTTGGACTGGGGCCGACACTGGTGGCAGCGACCACCGACTATGTGTTCGGCTACGACGAAGCCATCGGTAAATCCATAGCCCTGTGCGCGGCCATACTCTGTCCGCTGGGTGGGCTCATTCTCTGGCGCAGCCTTGCTGCGATCCGCGCCCAGCTTGCGGAGCAAGATGCGCTTGCGGAGCAAGATGCGCTTGCGGAGCAAGATGCGCTTGCGGAGCAAGATGCGCTTGCGGAGCAAGATGCGCTTGCGGAACGGGCTGCTCAGTAG
- a CDS encoding glutathione S-transferase N-terminal domain-containing protein, translating into MIELWGGPTPNARKISIFLEESGLDWRWEYVDMLAGDQFRPEFLALNPNNKFPVLRDSEGPDGAPITLWESGAILIYLAEKTGLFLPPTATGRHMMMQWIMFQMAGVGPMFGQFAHFYYYAKDKHPYAIDRYKRETERLMRVMDQHLATRTYFVDETYTIADICVLPWVAGRLDASPGERPHLQAWARGLRERPAVRRGLVAFDEKVRPEIIQGGLQGFDDAHRSILFGEEQYRER; encoded by the coding sequence ATGATCGAACTCTGGGGTGGACCGACACCGAACGCACGGAAAATTTCGATCTTCCTCGAAGAGTCGGGACTCGACTGGCGCTGGGAGTATGTCGATATGCTGGCCGGGGATCAGTTCAGGCCCGAGTTTCTGGCGCTGAACCCGAACAACAAGTTTCCGGTTCTGCGGGACTCCGAAGGGCCGGACGGAGCACCCATCACCCTTTGGGAGAGTGGCGCCATCCTGATCTATCTGGCGGAGAAGACGGGCCTTTTTCTGCCACCGACGGCGACCGGACGCCACATGATGATGCAGTGGATCATGTTCCAGATGGCCGGTGTGGGTCCAATGTTCGGTCAGTTTGCGCACTTCTACTATTACGCGAAGGACAAACACCCCTACGCCATCGATCGTTACAAACGCGAGACTGAGCGCCTGATGCGGGTGATGGACCAGCACCTGGCCACACGCACTTATTTTGTCGATGAGACCTATACCATCGCGGACATCTGTGTGCTGCCCTGGGTGGCAGGCCGCCTCGATGCGTCCCCGGGTGAACGCCCGCACCTGCAGGCCTGGGCCCGGGGTTTGCGGGAACGACCCGCGGTGCGTCGCGGTCTGGTGGCCTTCGATGAAAAAGTGCGGCCGGAGATCATCCAGGGCGGGCTGCAGGGCTTTGATGATGCACACCGCTCGATACTGTTTGGTGAAGAGCAGTATCGGGAGCGATGA